A single region of the Chrysoperla carnea chromosome 5, inChrCarn1.1, whole genome shotgun sequence genome encodes:
- the LOC123301389 gene encoding uncharacterized protein LOC123301389, with protein MAEILEVTNVPEYDNVITGLEYHNHQAYNSSKFESSDESRICIQSQDLYTLPSESVLNIEGQVTDDDDTNVASFISNAISFMFHEIRYEIGGKVIDVINNVGIVSTIKNYLSLNQNQSKALENAGFGENFKKNAAGYFNVRIPLKMYMGFFEDYPKILVNMKQEIVIVRANDDINCFTSTVATSKPKIKINKLEWCVPYVKVSDKMRVELYNLVNQNDDLSLWFRSMECLLIPELPLTDRHVWSVKTSVECPNYAVICFQTNRDRNILKDSSQFDHCNITNLKVYLNGEAYPYVNLNLNYTNNQTALLYEMYCNFQKSYYRRSITEPLLDKETFINKSPLFVIDCSKHPESLKSTTVDLRVEFEASVNFPAKTRAYCIVFHDRLFKYNPLTNIVNRVV; from the coding sequence atggCAGAAATACTAGAAGTGACCAATGTACCTGAGTACGATAATGTTATTACAGGACTAGAGTATCACAACCACCAAGCTTATAATTCATCGAAATTTGAATCAAGCGATGAGAGTAGAATTTGCATTCAATCACAAGACTTGTACACATTACCAAGtgaaagtgttttaaatatcGAAGGTCAAGTGactgatgatgatgatacaaATGTAGCCAGCTTCATATCGAATGCTATATCATTTATGTTTCATGAAATTCGTTATGAAATTGGTGGTAAGGTAATTGATGTGATTAATAACGTAGGCATCGTTAGcactataaaaaactatctatccctaaatcaaaatcaaagtaAAGCTTTAGAGAATGCTGGCtttggtgaaaattttaaaaagaatgctGCTGGTTACTTCAATGTTCGTATTCCGTTGAAAATGTATATGGgtttttttgaagattatccTAAAATTCTCGTAAACATGAAACAAGAAATCGTTATTGTTCGTGcaaatgatgatattaattgttttacctCAACTGTCGCAACAAGcaaacctaaaattaaaatcaacaaattagaATGGTGTGTTCCATACGTTAAAGTGTCTGATAAAATGCGAGTCGAATTATACAACTTAGTcaatcaaaatgatgatttgagCTTATGGTTTCGATCAATGGAATGTCTACTTATACCAGAACTACCATTAACTGATAGACATGTATGGAGTGTTAAAACTAGTGTAGAATGTCCTAACTACGCTGTTATCTGTTTCCAAACAAATCGTGACCGCAACATTTTAAAAGATTCCAGTCAGTTTGACCATTGTaacataacaaatttgaaagtcTATTTAAATGGTGAAGCCTACCCATATGTGAATTTGAAtctaaattacacaaataatcAAACAGCGTTACTGTATGAAAtgtattgtaattttcaaaaatcgtactATAGACGCTCTATAACAGAACCATTGCTAGATAAagaaacgtttataaataaatcacctCTATTTGTCATTGACTGTTCGAAGCACCCAGAGTCACTTAAATCTACAACAGTGGACTTGCGCGTTGAGTTTGAAGCTAGTGTTAATTTCCCAGCTAAAACGCGTGCGTATTGTATAGTGTTCCAtgatcgattatttaaatacaatccaCTTACGAATATTGTGAATAGAGTAGTTTAA